The window GCTGATTAAATCTCTAATAactgctgtgtttcttcttcttcttcttcttcttcgtcaaTTACTGAAACCTCCTCTTTATTGTCTTTAAGCTTCTGCACCAATTAAACCAGGCTGTTACAGCAGATACACCCCCGCTTTATATTAAGTAGGAGATTATATTTGTTATCAGAGAGTCCTTCATCCAGAGTTCAGTCTAATCTGAAACCATGTATAACTTGTCTTACCAGTTACTGTGATTATTCATAGAGATTAGAAAACAAATCTTTAGTCTGTGATCTTAATCCCATCTCTTTCTTCTCATATAAACTGGACAATCCTGCACACGAGGCCCCTCCCCCCTCAATCCTCAGATACCAGAGGTTCCTGATGATGTGAAACCACCACAGGGTCtgtcatcctgtgtgtgtgtgtgtaaaaggtgctgtgtgtgtgtgtgtgtgtgtgtgtgtgtaaaaggcaggcgtgtgtgtgtgtgtggactcctTACAACTCAAAGACCATGTAGAGCATTCCCTCAGctgagctccagcagctccacgATGTGAGGGTGTTTGAGCATGTGGCAGATACTGGCCTCCCTCTTCagatctgacacacacacacacacacacacacacacgcacacacacacacacacacacagagaaagttgTGAATGTGTATCATCCATGTAAAACACTCTCAAACAGCAATATCTAAGGTTcttactctctcacaccaaagctcatagagaaaatcactgattttaacatcacacacacacacacacacacacacaggagctgttgatccactgctgcctccatcactgagttcaaatgtctgattttataaattcagcatttaaaaatcttcattcagattaacctcagtggcacaaagtgaccacacgaggcagcagaggaccagcagctcctgtgtccctgcagcttaaatcactggttttctctctgggctttggtgtgggagagtgttgAAGGAATGAAGGACACAGTGAAGGAATGAAGGACACAGTGAAGGAATGAAGGACACAGTGAAGGAATGAAGGACACAGTGAAGGAATGAAGGACAGATTGAaggaaggaatgaatgaatgtgcgtgtaacatgatgatgataaagtcctggtcctggtcctgtcCTCACCTTCTGTGCTGAGACCTGGACTGGAGGTGAACTGGGCCACGTCCACTATTTTGACAGCAAACTgctgtccactgtctctgttGATGCATCGTCTCACCACACTGAAGGGACCTCTgcacaacgacaacaacacacaacaacacattaacacagttaACACAATCTCTGAGTCACTAACTCACTGACTGACGCGCTCACATGTgcgaggaggcggagcctgtcCCACCACAGGCCGGCCCACAGACTCGTGCTTGTCATAAAACCTGCTGACATTTACAGAATGGGACGCGGCCGAGACTGAAGTTTGGAAcgtaaagcactttttttttttacaaggttCTAAATATTATCTTTTGCATATTAACTTCACTTTTGTAACAGTTTCATTCActcatcatattgagcatggaCGAGTGAACCGTGTTGCCACAGTGTTTGGATCCATCCGTGTCTCTCGtcctcttcctgctctttcACTGTCGATGACTGAAGAGCCATAATGGCCGCCGCTCTGTGCAGCTGAGTCTCCTTCACTGTCACAATGAGcgcttgattttattttaaaactcatCACGCCCACTTCCTGCCACTCAAACCCGCGTCCACCAGTCCTTCCTGTCTGACACTTGAACCTCGTTCAGAGTCGTGAATAAAacatcagcagctgcacagGAGAGAGTTTCAAACATACATGTTCCAGGGTTCAATCCTGAAATCTCAAAACACAAAATCCATGTTCTCCGGTTTAAtccagaggttttttttttttccatataaccaaaaagtacatttttgtggGTTTACACCTGAagttaaaaatccatgttctCAGGTTTAATCCTGGGATTAAAGATCAaggttttctgtgtttctgggttttttaatccataatttaaaaataaatgttacacattcaTGTTGTCAGGTTTAATCCTGActttttgttgcatttaatctttaaattaaagtcatttccagccttttacttttattttgaactttctcttcttcttcttcctcttctctgtatTTAAGTGCATTCACAGTTAATCATCAACACATTAacaagtgtgtttacatttcatcaaTCAAACAATAATCAGTAATCAGCTTCATGTTAATGTAGAGCTcatcgtctgtgtgtgtgtgtgtgtgtgtgtacacagtctGCTTGAACAGATGGTGATCAAGCTAAAGCTTCTGAGCGTCAGAAGGGTGAGGATGAACGGCActgtgcccacacacacacagattatatatatacatacatacatacatatatacatatatatacacatacatatacacatatatatatacagggATAAAAAAACCTCTAAACCTCtaggaaataaaatgtaaaggtGGTGGTTTCTTCACAAACATCAGTCACGCGCTGAAAAACCATTTCATTAACTCTTCATTCACTAAGTGAGCGCTCTCTTATTTCCTCTGTAATAAATCTAAACTGTGCACAATCAGCGACTGCATGTGACCAGAGCAGGAAGTCATGTGACGTTCCTCACAGTTTCTGAtctgggggtggagtggctcagtggttaagaccctaccttgtgtaccaaagacatcacggtcgcaagttcgattccacccctggctaattgtacttcattccattgtaagtcgctttggataaaagcgtctgctaaatgacatgtaatgtaatgtaatctctGGACAGTGAGGTCACGTCCACACGTGAAGTAAATGATCACAAATAATCCCTCTATTTAAACCAGATAAACTGACCTAAAGACTAATCTTCACTCAGGATTAATCCAGAGCACAGAGTGAGAAACAAGAACCCACAGACTCTCTGGTTTCCACAGTAACGGTGGAAAAACACAGGTGTGAGGTCATGTTTGACTGCTCTTTATTTAAACAGCAGTCAGTGACGCAGACGCCActttataaaaatacaaacatataaaAAGAACTCAGTCGACCACAAACCATCACAACTGTGACTGAAGcatgttctctgttctctgagGATTATTCTGGATTATATCtggtcatgtgtgtgtttaaaacacaacttttaGTTAAAGCATAAACACTGTTTATGATGACGTTGTTGCTCcttggaccacacacacacagacagtcgaTCACTGATCAATGATGAAAGTTTCCAcgatgaaagaaagaaagaaagaaagaaagaaagaaagtaagagtGAGTTCTGGAGTTTCACCAAGAAAACAACCAGGAATTTGTCTTTTCACTGACGGAGAGTCTGATCACATTTCTGTCTGCGATTAATcatgtctgcctctgtgtgtgtgtgtgtgtgtgttagagaaaGTGCACAGTGGTCAGCAGATTGGCTCAGCCATTTCCTCTGAGCTCAGGTCCATAAAACTTGATGATGCCACTGAACtgagactgacacacacacacacacacgcgcacacacacacacatgcacacacacacacacacacacacacacacacacacacacactcaaacgcacatttgtgcagctattcATGTTcagacttatttatttaaacagactaaacaaagcctcatcactaaccttaaccataacacaACTCAGATCTAAagatgtaacaaatacaagaaactTCTACTTCAATGGAAACTCTACTTCCAAATCTTAGTGGTAAACATTACCAGTTccccagaaatgaggttcattaggaccaggttttagtctccatggggacttctggtcctgaaaacacacacactcctgctgcCTCTAATTTCACACTCACTTCAGCTGTAAACGACCTTACATAACAGTGACTCCCCTCCTGCACTgcctctctgttctctgtgtgtgtgtgtgtgtgtgtgtgtgagtgtgtgtgagtgtgtgtgtgtgagtcagtggaCTGTGAGGACCATTTCACTGGTCAGTAATCACAGTTCTCTGCAAAGACGAAAACAAAAGGGCACAAAACTAGAATGAAGTTGACAAATGTTCCATAAAGTTAATACACAAatatcactgaactgaaatcccagtgaacgtgctgtctctaaatacaccagactcctctggtcaatcccagtgaacgtggtcatgaacgtgctgtctctaaatacaccagactcctctggtcaatcccagtgaGCGTGGTTtcgctgtctctaaatacaccaggtCAATCCCAGTGAGCGTGCTCAAGGTGGTACTGTCAAAGTCTCTAAAttctggtcaatcccagtgaGCGTGTCATGGGCAAGCAGTGTCAtgtctaaatacaccagatgtCAATCCCAGTGAAGTAATTCCAACGTGCTGTCTCTAaaacaccagactcttctggtcaatcccagtgGCGTGGTCATGAgcgtgctgtctctaaatacaccagactcttctggtcaATCCCATGCGATCGACTACACCAGATCCTCTGGTCGTCCCAGTGAACTCATGAacgctgtctctaaatacaccagacctttctggtcaatcccagtgaaCGCTCATGAACGATACACCAGACTCTGGTCAATCCCAGTGGTCTGTCTCTaccagactcttctggtcaatcccagtgaGCGTGGTCATGaagctgtctctaaatacaccagactcttctggtcaatcccagtgaaGCGTGGTCATGAACGCGTGTGTCTCTAAATaccagactcttctggtcaATCCCATGAAGCGTgttgtctctaaatacaccagactcttctggtcaatcccagtgaaTGGTCATGAACGCTGTCTCTaacacaccagactcttctggtcaatcccagtgaaCGTGGTCATGAACGTGCTGTTCCAAACTCCtctggtcaatcccagtgaGCGTGCTCAtgactaaatacaccagacctctggtcaatcccagtgaGCCATGAgcgtgctgtccctaaatactgAACTCTTCTGGTCAATGGCTCATGAACGTGCTgttctaaatacaccagactcttctggtaGGTGAGCGTGGTCATGGCGTTCTAAATACACAGACTCCtctggtcaatcccagtgaacgtggtcatgaacgtgctgtctctaaatacaccagactcttctggtcaatcccagtgaaCATGCTGTCAtgagtgctgtctctaaatacaccagactcctctggtcaatcccagtgaaCGTGGTCATCGTTCTACACCAGTGACTCCTCTGGTCAGTGAGCTGGTTCAGTGAACGTCATGAacgctgtctctaaatacaccagactcttctggtcaatcccagtgaaCGGCTCATGAACgttgtctctaaatacaccagactcttctggtcaatcccagtgaaCGGTCATGAGCgttgtctctaaatacaccagactctctCATTGTCACCAGTGAGCGTGGTCATGAACGTgttgtctctaaatacaccagactcttctggtcaatcccagtgaGCGTGCTCATGAacgctgtctctaaatacaccagactcttctggtcaatcccagtgaaCGTGCTGTCTCTAAATTGAACgcgtgctgtctctaaatacaccagactcttctggtcaatcccagtgaacgtggtcatgaacgtgctgtctctaaatacacagactcttctggtcaatcccagtgaGCGGTCATGAAgcgtgctgtctctaaatacaccagactcttctggtcaatcccagtgaGCGTGGTCATGaactgtctctaaatacaccagatccTTCTGGTAAATCCCAGTGAACGGCTCATGAacgtgctgtctctaaatacaccagactcttctggtcaatcccagtgaaCGTGGTCATGAACGtggctgtctctaaatacaccagacttctggTCAATCCTGTGAACGTGGTCATGAacgctgtctctaaatacaccagactcttctggtcaATGAACCAGTGAGCGTGGTCATGAacgtgctgtctctaaatacaccagactcttctggtcaatcccagtgaaCGTGCTCATGAacgtgctgtctctaaatacaccagactcttctggtcaatcccagtgaaCGCGGTCATGAACGCTgttctaaatacaccagactctctggtcaatcccagtgaaCGTGTCATGAcggctgtctctaaatacaccagactcttctggtcaatcccagtgGCGATGCTTCTCATGAacgtgctgtctctaaatacaccagactctctCTGGTCAATCCCAGTGTCATGAAGTGGTCTCTAATCCCATGACTCAAAttctggtcaatcccagtgaGCGTGGTCATGGGCGTGTTCTAAATGACTCTTCTAATCCCAGTGAACACTAAATACAGACTCttctggtcaatcccagtgaaCGTGGCTCATGAGCGCGTTGTCTCTAATaccagactcttctggtcaatcccagtgaaCGTGGTCATGAACGgttgtctctaaatacaccagacctctggtcaatcccagtgaaCGTGGTCATGAACgcgtgctgtctctaaatacaccagactcttctggtcaatcccagtgaaCGCGGCTTGAacgctgtctctaaatacaccagactcttctggtcaatcccagtgaaCGTGGTCATGAACGGTGTCTCTAAATGTTCTCatgaatacaccagactcttctggtcaatcccagtgaaGCGTGGTCATGAgcgtgctgtctctaaatacgcAGACTCCTttctggtcaatcccagtgaaCGGTCATGAACGTGGTTCTaacacaccagactcttctggtcaatcccagtgaacgtggtcatgaacgctgtctctaaatacaccagactcttctggtcaATCCCAGAACGTGGTCATGAAgcgtgctgtctctaaatacaccagaccctctggtcaatcccagtgaaCGGTCATGAacgtgctgtctctaaatacaccagactcttctggtcaATCAGTCGTGGTCATGAATAAATACCCAGACTCTTCTGGTCAACGTGGTCATGAACGTGGTCAATCCCAGTGAAGTGGACTttctggtcaatcccagtgaacgtggtcatggcgtgctgtctctaaatacaccagactcctcaaTCCCAGTGAACGGTCATGAACGCTGTCTCTAACACACCAGACTCTTTGGTCAATCCCAGTGAACGGTCATGAacgtgctgtctctaaatacaccagactcttctggtcaaccagtgaacgtggtcatgaacgctgtctctaaatacaccagactcttctggtcaatcccagtgaGCGGTCATGAACGCGTTgttctaaatacaccagacctctggtcaatcccagtgaaCGTCGTGgttctaaatacaccagactcttctggtcaatcccagtgaaCGCTCATGAACGCATGCTGTCTCTAACACACCAGACtctggtcaatcccagtgaaCGTGGTCATGAACGTAAATACAGACTCTTTCTGGTCAATCTCATATGTCTCTaaacaccagactcttctggtcaatcccagtgaacgtggtcatgaacgtgctgtctctaaatacaccagactcttctaaatacaccagactcttctggtcaATCCCAGTCGTGGTCTGTGAGTCAGTGAACGCTGGgttctaaatacaccagactcttctggtcaATCCCTGAAGCatgtgctgtctctaaatacaccagactcttctggtcaatcccagtgaaCGCGTGGTCATGAACGTGCTgttctaaatacaccagactcttctggtcaatcccagtgaaCGGTCATGAACGTTGgttctaaatacaccagactcttctggtcaATCCCCAGTGAACGTGGTCATGAACgtctgtctctaaatacaccagactcttctggtcaACAGTGAAGTGTCAGAACGTGTTcgaatacaccagactcttggTCAATCcttgtctctaaatacaccagacctTTGGTCAATCCCAGTGAACGGGTCATGAAgcgtctctaaatacaccagactcttctggtcaatcccagtgaaCGGGTCATGAacgctgtctctaaatacaccagactcttctggtcaatcccagtgaaCGCGGGTCATGAACGcatgtctctaaatacaccagacccCAAGTCAATCCCAGTGAACGTATCACGGAACGCAagtctaaatacaccagactccttctggtcaatcccagtgaaCGGTCATGAACGCGTTGTCTCTaacacaccagactcttctggtcaatcccagtgaaCGGGTCATGAACGTGTTgttctaaatacaccagactcttctggtcaatcccagtgaaCGTGTCATGAACGCGTTGTCTCTAACACACCAGACttctggtcaatcccagtgaacgtggtcatgaacgtgctgtctctaaatacaccagactcttctggtcaatcccagtgaaCGTGCTCATGAacgtgctgtctctaaatacaccagactcttctggtcaACACGtttactaaatgttggagatgctGTTTtctaactttgatctacagttggacattgttggctttgatgcTTGTGTCCGCTCGGACCATGATGTTTGTGAAGGTTAGGGACAGAGACTGTATTAATGTctctgagtgtcctcagtaGTAatgctgtacgtgtgtgtgtgtgtgtttgttaatacCAGTGTGTAAAATCAGGAGAACACtactgactcctcctcctcctcctcctcaaataTATGATTGATCACAAAGTTCAGGAAGAACAGCTACTGCATATTTGCTGATTCTTAGGccactttgacacacacacacacacacacagaacatatGTAACTGAAGGCCGTCAGCGCCCCCTGCAGAGCTCCAGATGGTGGCAACgccatcacttcctgtcctgtcacTGCTGCACCGACGTCACATGACTTTTAACcacgagaaagaaagaaaaagaaagaaaggacacTTTCAGTTTCATCACAAGTGTCAACCTCAGAGAGACACAGGACAAGGACACGAGTGGGAGACACacaaagacgtgtgtgtgtcacatcctGACTGTTCCAGAATCTGGACTTTTATATgtttgtccagaaaatgttgtcacgatttaaaatgatttgaatgtttGATCTTCaatcaatttcaaaataaataatcattattaatattttgacGGGTTCTCTCTAATCCTTAAAAATACTTTAGCTTATTTTTAGGTTTGAGAATTtgtctttaaatatgtttgatttTATTCTGAGACACCAAGACACGatattgtcacgatatttaggtcatgatacaatattatcacgatatttaagtcatgatacaatattatcacgatatttaggtcatgatacaatattatcacgatatttaagtcacggtatgatattatcacgatatttaagtcacaacacaatattatcacgatatttaagtcacaatttAAGATTTTTATCACGCAATATTTAtagtcacaacacaatatttatCCGCACAACACGATTTTATCACAataagtcacaacacaatattatccaCAACATCGATATTTAAcaggatatttaagtcacaacacaatattatcacgcgatatttaagtcacaacacacatATTATCATTTGCGattttaagtcacaacacaatattatcaattatccacgatatttaagtcacaacacatgttatcgatatttaagtcatgcgATTTTATCCACGACACAACacatattatcacgatatttaagtcacaacacccAAGTCACGTATTAAGTCCACGCAATATTATccatatttaagtcacatacATGGTCACAGCTTATGATATTTATCCACGATATTTtagtcacaacacaatattatcatatttaagtcacaaatatatacatttaagtcacaacaacCATTTATCACATATTAtccacaacacaatattatcatatttaagtCTATATTTATcagatatttaagtcacaacacaatattaatccgcgatatttaagtcacatacACAATATTatccgcgatatttaagtctTATATATTAAGTCATATACGATATTATCAGCGATCCGAACGTCACAACATGTACACATATTATCAAGtcatataaaatattttatcacgatatttaagtcacaacacaatattatcatatttaagtcacaacacatgTTTAtccgatatttaagtcacaacaacaatattatcacgatatttagaTCACAAATATTtatcgatatttaagtcacaacatcAATATTTATCACGATATTataagtcacaacacaatattatccaCGATATTTAGTCACAATataatattatcacgatatttagtcacaatacaatattatgatatttaagtcacaacacatgtttatattttaagtcACAACGATTTTTATCACGGATATTTGAGGTCACAACTTACAATATTATCcgtcacaacacaatattatcacgatatttaagtcgcaACGATTTTATCGCGATATTtagtcacaacacaatattatccgTATTTAAGTCCTTTAACCACAATATTATCCGCGATTTTAAAGTCGCGGTatccgcgatatttaagtctATGCGATTTTTAtccgatatttaagtcacaacacaatattatccgATATTTAAgtctgcatttacattttaagtcacaacaccaatattatatatttaagtcacaacacatgTTTATCGCATATTCAAGTCATA is drawn from Solea senegalensis isolate Sse05_10M unplaced genomic scaffold, IFAPA_SoseM_1 scf7180000015974, whole genome shotgun sequence and contains these coding sequences:
- the LOC122762695 gene encoding peripheral plasma membrane protein CASK-like, whose amino-acid sequence is MADDDSLFEDVYELCEVIGKGPFSVVRRCINRDSGQQFAVKIVDVAQFTSSPGLSTEDLKREASICHMLKHPHIVELLELS